A window of Nitrospira sp. genomic DNA:
GCCCACTGCGCCAGTTGCTGGCGTTCGGGATCAGTCAGCTGCAGGGACGGGGCAATGCGCATAGGCCAGTCCTCCTCTTGGGGAGGAGTATACCCGTACGGTATAATAAGTAAAGCTATTTATGTATCACTACACTAGGAAGACGCGCACATGGAAACGTTCTGGTATGCGATCGTGACGATGATGTTGGCGATGTACATCGTCCTCGACGGGTTCGATTTCGGCGTGGGCATTCTCTACCCGTTCATCGCGAAGACTGAGATCGAACGACGCACCGTGCTGGCTTCGATCGGACCGGTCTGGAAGGGCAATGAAGTGTGGCTGGTCGTCAGTGGAGGCCTCCTCTTCTTCGCCTTTCCCAAAGCCTATGCCGCAGGGTTCAGCGGGTTCTATCTGGCATTGACCATGGTGTTGTGGCTCTTAATCATTCGGGGGCTCGCACTTGGACTGCGATCCTACCTGGACCATCCACTGTGGCGGCAGTTCTGGGACAGAGCTTTTTCCGGTGCGAGCCTCCTGCTGGCAATAGTATTCGGCGCCGCCCTAGGCAACCTGATTCGCGGCGTGCCGTTGAATCCGAATGGCTACTTCTTCGTCGCCCTCTGGACAGATTTCACCCCGGGTCCCGATCCCGGCACCTTGGACTGGTTCACCCTGCTCATGGGACTGGCAAGCGCCGCGATCCTGACCCTGCATGGCGCCAATTATCTTGCGATGAAAACGGAGGGAGATCTTCATGCGCGGGCAGCCGCTTCGGCAAAACGGGCCGGCTGGCTCGCACTCGGGCTCACCGGCATCGCGATGTTCGCGATCCCGCTTGTCCAGCCGGCCCTCCGGCTTAACTACACAACCCATCCGACCGGCTATCTCTTCACCGCAATCGGCCTCTTGGCCTTGATCGGCACCATGGTGCTCCGCAAACGACAGCATGACGTCGCCGCCTTCGCCACCTCCAGTCTGTTCATCGTCGCCACGCTTGGGGCTGTCGCCTGGGGCTGCTATCCCAATATTTTGATCGCCACGACACACCCGGAACACAGTCTCACCGTCTTCAACGCGAGTGCCGGCACGTACGGCCTCCGGATCGGCCTCTGGTGGTTTCTCTGTGGATTCGCACTCGCCATGACCTATCAGATCTATGTCCATCGCGCGTTTGGAGGCAAAGTCCGGCTCGCTCCTGACGGCTCGCCGACGGAATAGGAGAGCTCGCCCGTTGAGTGAGAAACAACTCTCATCGAGGCGAGGGCTCGGCAGAATGTCACCACCTCAGCCAGCGTCGCAGCAGCGAGTGGATCGTCGGCGTGAGACGTGTGCGGTTGTAGGCATCGGCCGCTTTCTTGATCGCTTCGGCCTGGGTCGGATAGGCGTGAATGACCCGGGCAAGAGTACCCAGACCGACCCCCGCGACCATCGCCAGGGTCAGTTCGTTGATCATCTCGCCCGCATGACGGGCGACGACCGTGGCGCCGAGAATCCGGTCCGTCCCCTCCTTGACGTGGATCTTCACAAAGCCTGCCTCTTCATCGTCGGCGATCGCGCGATCCACGTCGTGCATGGGGATGGTGAACGTCTTCACGGGGATGTCCCGCTCGCGCGCCTCGCGCACATAGAGGCCGACATGAGCGATCTCGGGGTCGGTATAGGTGCACCAGGGAATGGTCAGGGAACTCAGGCGCTGGCGGCCGAGGAACAGCGCGTTCCGCACCACGATGCGTGCCGACGCATCCGCGGTATGGGTGAACTTGTGCTCCAAGCAGACATCGCCGGCAGCATAAATGCGCCGATTGCTGGTCTGTAGGAAATCGTCGACTCGAATCCCGGCCAGATTGTCGTACTCGACGCCGGCGGCTTCCAGATTCAACCCCTCGACATTCGGCACCCGGCCCGTGCCGGTGAGAATAGCATCGACCGCGACAGTGCTTTTGTAGTCGTCGCTCTCCAGATCCACAAGCTTCTGCCCCTGTTCCACGCGCACGTTGACCGCCTTCGTGTTGAGCCGTACGTCGATGCCATCGCGCGAAAACGCATCCGAAAGGATCTGCGCGGCATCGCGTTCTTCTTTAGGCAGGAAGAGCGGCCGCTTCTGCGCGATGATGGTCTGCGCGCCGAAGCGGCAGAAGGCCTGCGCCAGTTCGCAGCCGAGCGGGCCGCCCCCGATCACCAACAGGCGGCGCGGTAGCTCGGTGAGGTCGAAAATATTCTCGTTGGTCAGAAAGCCGGCCTCGACAAGGCCCGGGATAACCGGCGTATCCGGCCGCGCGCCGGTTGCGATCAGCGCTTTTTTGAAGCGGAGTCTCGCGCCCTCCACCGTCAGCGCATCGGTATCGGTGAAGCGGGCCTGCCCGAAGAACACATCCACGCCGGCCGCGAGCAGCCTCTGGACCGAGTCCGTACGGCTAATGCGGGCGCGAATCCAGCGCATACGCTCCATCACGGCGAGAAACTCGACACGAATATCGGCCGGAGTCTGCGCGCCATATTGCTCGGCATTGCGCATCTCGGCGTACAGACGCGACGTGCGGATCAGCGCTTTCGACGGCACGCAGCCGACATTCAGGCAGTCACCGCCGAACAGGTGGCGTTCGATCAAGGCCACCTTCGCGCCCAATGCCGCTGCGGCATGCGCCGCCACCAGCCCCGCCGTACCGGCGCCGATAACCACCAGGCTATAGCGGTCGGCCGGCTGCGGATTGCGCCAGCCATCGGGACGCACCTGTGCGAGCCGCTCACGCTCGTATCTGTCCTGCGGGGCGGTCGAGGAGAAGTCGCTCTGCTGCGTCATCGTGGTGATCCTCTGAAAAAAATTCCTGCTAGAGCCAGCCGCCGCGGAATCCGGCGCGCCGCAAGCCGGCGCCAACCGAGGGACAGTCCCGCATCAGCCGCCAGATCAGTTCGGTGCGATGGTTCTCGATCATCATCACCACGATCCCCTGGTCCAGCCCGAAGTGGCCGGCCGATACCCAGGCGCTCCGGTCGGCGCGGGCCAGCGTCGGATTGAAACTGCTCGCATACTGGCGGTCCGACAACATCTCAGGATAGCGTTGCAACATCTGGCGCGCGGCGGACCAGGCGGCCTCCGGTGCGAACGGCAGCGAGGCCAGCGCCGCCCATCCGGCGAGCGTGCCGTCATCGGGCCCGTACGGCACACCACGGGCGGCATACCCGAACAGGCGGCGACGCTCGTTAGCCAGTTCGGGCAGCTGATGGGTCGGGCCATCGCAGGCGGTCAGGCCCCAGCACTGTTCGTCATACCCGGAGAATCCCTGCGGGTTGCGCCGCGCATACTCGCGCTGCACTTCGGTCGCGCGGCGGCTGTTCTCAAAATAGTCGCTGCGCTTCTCGCGCATGAAGCGATCCCGGATGCCGCGAAAGTCGATCCAGGCATGGGAGAACTGATGCACGAACAGCGGCCCGGCATAGAGCACATCGTACCCGTACAGATTCTCCCACTGATAGGTCGCGGTCCAGGCGTGATAGCAGTCCGGCTCGATCGGGTACGTCGGTGAGCCGAGTGCGAGCACATACAGCACAATGGCCTCGCTGTAGCCATCCCAGCAGTAATGCAGGAAGCCGCTTTCCGGTTTCCACCCATGATTGATCGTCTTTCCGTCATGCTGCGCCCAACGCCAGTCCACGCGGCGGTACAGCGCATCGACGAGCCGGCGCAGTTCGCTTTCGTCCGCGCTGTTTCCCATGAAATACCGGCCCGCAGTCAGCATACCGGCGATCAACAGCGCCGTATCGATCATCGACAGCTCCGAACGCCAGACACGGGCACCGGTCTGCATATCCAGGAAGTGGTAGTAGAACCCCTTGAACCCGGTCGCCTCAGAGCTGCCGCTCTGATCGCTGTCGTGAAAAAATCGGAGAACGGAGAGGCTGCGGTGGAGCGCATCGGCCCGCGTCATCCAGCCTCGCTCCACCGCCACAGGATAAGACGAGAGGGCGAACCCGACGACAGCAATGCTGCACGGCGACTGCCCACGCGAAGTGTCGGCGATCAGCCCGTTGGCCGGATTCATCGTCTGCAGGAAGTAGCCGAATGCAGCGCGTTGAAGCTGGTCAAGCATCGGTTCGTCTCTCGATGGTGCGCTGCTCACGCGACACCGCCCGCGTCGGACGGCTCTGGAACAAACGTCAGCGTGACCGCCACGACCGCATGCGGAGGGAGGTCGACATCGAAGCGGATTGTGCCCGCCTCGTAGAACAGGTCCAGCGGCTCCTTCACGAGACGAGAGGCCTCTTCAAGCTGCTCCACCTGCGAGTGGCTCGGATACTCTGGCTTGCCCATCTCCCGCCATCGCCGCCGCGGGTTCGCATGGTCCTCGTCGATCCGTTCGATCGAGGCCGTAAGCGGGACGGAGGCATCTGTGAGACGGATCTCCACATGCTGGGTCACGATCGCATGGCGCGGCTGGGCATGGTTGGTGAGGAGCACCGTGATCGTCCGACCGTTGCGAACGACCCAGGCATCGACCGTCTCATGCGTGCCCTCGACCGGGAGCCGCTCGCTGCCGAGCCGATGTAAGAGCTGAAAAGTGCGGTAGACCGGCTTCGGGACTCCATAGAGATTGAGCAGACCGAACCCGCCATGGAACGGAATTGAGGGAAAGGCCTCCTCATCGAAGATGTCCGTGAAGGTCCAGAAGCTGTAGCCGTCCACGAAGGGATCGGTCTCCAGCGCGCACTTGGCGGCATAGGCGGCAGCGAAGGGCCCGTCGCGATACGGATTCCTCTGGTTCGAGGAGATATTCCATTCCGTGAAGTAGACAGGCCGATCGCGCGCATGGTCACGCACGAACCTCGCCCGATCGCGCAGGAGATCGCGCGGGCTGTTGGCGAGTAGCTCCTCCGTATCCGCCCCCTCGAAGCCAAGGGGATCGGTCGGGTAAATGTGCGTGCTGATGAAATCCACCGGAAGGCGATGCTGCTCGCAGTAGTCGAGCAACTCGTCGATCCACGCCGTCATGGCCGTCGCCGGA
This region includes:
- a CDS encoding glucoamylase family protein, with amino-acid sequence MLDQLQRAAFGYFLQTMNPANGLIADTSRGQSPCSIAVVGFALSSYPVAVERGWMTRADALHRSLSVLRFFHDSDQSGSSEATGFKGFYYHFLDMQTGARVWRSELSMIDTALLIAGMLTAGRYFMGNSADESELRRLVDALYRRVDWRWAQHDGKTINHGWKPESGFLHYCWDGYSEAIVLYVLALGSPTYPIEPDCYHAWTATYQWENLYGYDVLYAGPLFVHQFSHAWIDFRGIRDRFMREKRSDYFENSRRATEVQREYARRNPQGFSGYDEQCWGLTACDGPTHQLPELANERRRLFGYAARGVPYGPDDGTLAGWAALASLPFAPEAAWSAARQMLQRYPEMLSDRQYASSFNPTLARADRSAWVSAGHFGLDQGIVVMMIENHRTELIWRLMRDCPSVGAGLRRAGFRGGWL
- the cydB gene encoding cytochrome d ubiquinol oxidase subunit II; translated protein: METFWYAIVTMMLAMYIVLDGFDFGVGILYPFIAKTEIERRTVLASIGPVWKGNEVWLVVSGGLLFFAFPKAYAAGFSGFYLALTMVLWLLIIRGLALGLRSYLDHPLWRQFWDRAFSGASLLLAIVFGAALGNLIRGVPLNPNGYFFVALWTDFTPGPDPGTLDWFTLLMGLASAAILTLHGANYLAMKTEGDLHARAAASAKRAGWLALGLTGIAMFAIPLVQPALRLNYTTHPTGYLFTAIGLLALIGTMVLRKRQHDVAAFATSSLFIVATLGAVAWGCYPNILIATTHPEHSLTVFNASAGTYGLRIGLWWFLCGFALAMTYQIYVHRAFGGKVRLAPDGSPTE
- a CDS encoding mercuric reductase, which produces MTQQSDFSSTAPQDRYERERLAQVRPDGWRNPQPADRYSLVVIGAGTAGLVAAHAAAALGAKVALIERHLFGGDCLNVGCVPSKALIRTSRLYAEMRNAEQYGAQTPADIRVEFLAVMERMRWIRARISRTDSVQRLLAAGVDVFFGQARFTDTDALTVEGARLRFKKALIATGARPDTPVIPGLVEAGFLTNENIFDLTELPRRLLVIGGGPLGCELAQAFCRFGAQTIIAQKRPLFLPKEERDAAQILSDAFSRDGIDVRLNTKAVNVRVEQGQKLVDLESDDYKSTVAVDAILTGTGRVPNVEGLNLEAAGVEYDNLAGIRVDDFLQTSNRRIYAAGDVCLEHKFTHTADASARIVVRNALFLGRQRLSSLTIPWCTYTDPEIAHVGLYVREARERDIPVKTFTIPMHDVDRAIADDEEAGFVKIHVKEGTDRILGATVVARHAGEMINELTLAMVAGVGLGTLARVIHAYPTQAEAIKKAADAYNRTRLTPTIHSLLRRWLRW